The following are from one region of the Streptomyces fradiae genome:
- a CDS encoding flotillin family protein: MSLGILAGGVVGALAVLIALFKMMWRVAEPNEALIISGSNHKNEGFGEGMGFRIVTGRGTLVLPGVQAVRKLSLDLNETQLSVECVTHQGIPLKVRGVVIFKVGDDFVSIANAARRFLDQQKLMSERVHIVFAGHLRAIVGGLTVEDMIRDREKLTGQARSACGTEMEKLGLIVDSLQIHEIEDPTGYIKNLAAPHAAAVQRDARIAQAEANRRATEAEQQAAARMSEATRDSEILQAGYQAERDQAGAKARQAGPLADAAARQEVVVQETRVAELEANRKEQQLQAEVRKPADALAYEKRTLAAAERDARILAAEAEARKTELASAATATATRVTGEAEAAAAQAKGLAVAEATRAKGLAEAEAIKARAAALAENQEAVVAQQLAEKWPEIVEAGASAFGNVDQMVLLNGADGMAEMFAKALTMGGTGLGLARQLLANMSPNGPAPSAPAAPAAPAAEALPAPRTEEITVGDDS, translated from the coding sequence ATGAGCCTCGGGATCCTGGCAGGTGGCGTCGTCGGCGCCCTCGCCGTTCTGATCGCTCTGTTCAAAATGATGTGGCGCGTCGCCGAGCCGAACGAGGCGCTCATCATCTCGGGTTCGAACCACAAGAACGAAGGCTTCGGCGAGGGCATGGGCTTCCGGATCGTCACCGGCCGGGGCACGCTCGTCCTGCCCGGCGTGCAGGCGGTGCGGAAGCTGTCGCTCGACCTCAACGAGACGCAGCTGTCGGTGGAGTGCGTCACGCACCAGGGCATTCCGCTGAAGGTGCGCGGCGTGGTCATCTTCAAGGTGGGCGACGACTTCGTGTCGATCGCCAACGCCGCCCGCCGCTTCCTCGACCAGCAGAAGCTGATGTCGGAGCGGGTGCACATCGTCTTCGCCGGTCATCTCCGCGCCATCGTCGGCGGGTTGACGGTGGAGGACATGATCCGTGACCGGGAGAAGCTGACCGGGCAGGCGCGTTCGGCCTGTGGCACGGAGATGGAGAAGCTGGGTCTGATCGTGGACTCGCTGCAGATCCACGAGATCGAGGACCCGACGGGTTACATCAAGAACCTGGCGGCGCCGCACGCGGCCGCCGTGCAGCGCGATGCGCGCATCGCGCAGGCGGAGGCCAACCGGCGGGCGACGGAGGCGGAGCAGCAGGCCGCCGCGCGCATGTCGGAGGCGACCAGGGACAGTGAGATCCTGCAGGCCGGCTACCAGGCCGAGCGGGACCAGGCGGGCGCGAAGGCCCGCCAGGCCGGTCCGCTGGCGGACGCGGCCGCGCGCCAGGAGGTCGTGGTCCAGGAGACCCGGGTCGCCGAACTGGAGGCCAACCGGAAGGAGCAGCAGCTCCAGGCGGAGGTCCGCAAGCCGGCCGACGCCCTCGCGTACGAGAAGCGCACGCTGGCGGCGGCCGAGCGCGACGCCCGGATCCTCGCCGCCGAGGCGGAGGCCCGCAAGACCGAACTGGCGAGCGCGGCGACGGCGACGGCCACCCGGGTGACCGGTGAGGCGGAGGCCGCCGCGGCCCAGGCCAAGGGTCTCGCGGTGGCCGAGGCGACCCGGGCGAAGGGTCTGGCCGAGGCCGAGGCGATCAAGGCGCGGGCGGCGGCGCTCGCGGAGAACCAGGAGGCCGTGGTCGCCCAGCAACTGGCCGAGAAGTGGCCGGAGATCGTGGAGGCGGGTGCCTCGGCGTTCGGCAACGTCGACCAGATGGTGCTGCTCAACGGCGCGGACGGGATGGCGGAGATGTTCGCCAAGGCGCTCACCATGGGCGGGACGGGTCTGGGTCTGGCCCGTCAGCTGCTCGCCAACATGAGCCCGAACGGTCCGGCGCCGTCCGCACCGGCCGCGCCTGCCGCACCGGCGGCGGAGGCGCTGCCCGCGCCGCGGACGGAGGAGATCACGGTCGGCGACGACTCGTAG
- a CDS encoding MFS transporter, whose product MALSSPATSTASAPPRTTRGLLPLLLAGNTAMYALYIGVPGLLLALQIEQIDPANKVANFGLVSGVSAIFATIFNPVAGALSDRSGRRNPWILAGGLLAVPVMLLLGSVNTILLVMIAWCLGQAVMNVYQAALTSVVPDRVPLAARGKASAAVGLGLPVGSTIGALVGAAFSDHYRTGYLVFGAIVAATAVLFTVCAREERMPPKAPMPVRAQLGAFGSALKNHDFRWAFIGRALLILGYFAVAGFQLYILKDHTVLPAGLTPEEAVAVLMPLNSVAMVVSTVLGGWLSDRYDRRKLFVGASAALAAVALLIPAVSSSWTAMLAFSVVNGLGFGCYMAVDTALVTMVLPKAEDAARDMGVLNIANAGPQIVAPFVASLIVSLSGGGYTALFVVAAVLSVLGALAVRPIRSVR is encoded by the coding sequence GTGGCCCTTTCCTCCCCAGCCACATCCACCGCATCCGCCCCACCCCGCACCACCCGCGGCCTGCTGCCCCTGCTGCTCGCCGGGAACACCGCGATGTACGCGCTGTACATCGGCGTCCCCGGGCTGCTCCTCGCGCTGCAGATCGAGCAGATCGACCCGGCGAACAAGGTGGCCAACTTCGGTCTGGTCTCCGGCGTCTCGGCGATCTTCGCGACGATCTTCAACCCGGTGGCCGGCGCGCTCTCCGACCGCTCCGGGCGGCGCAATCCGTGGATCCTCGCGGGCGGGCTGCTCGCCGTGCCCGTGATGCTGCTGCTCGGCAGCGTGAACACGATCCTGCTGGTGATGATCGCCTGGTGTCTCGGCCAGGCGGTGATGAACGTCTACCAGGCCGCCCTCACCTCCGTGGTGCCCGACCGGGTGCCGCTCGCCGCGCGCGGCAAGGCCTCGGCCGCCGTGGGCCTGGGGCTGCCGGTCGGCTCCACGATCGGCGCCCTGGTCGGCGCCGCGTTCTCGGACCACTACCGCACCGGCTATCTGGTCTTCGGCGCGATCGTCGCCGCCACCGCCGTGCTCTTCACCGTCTGCGCGCGCGAGGAGCGCATGCCGCCGAAGGCGCCGATGCCGGTGCGGGCCCAACTGGGCGCGTTCGGCAGCGCATTGAAGAACCACGACTTCCGCTGGGCGTTCATCGGGCGGGCGCTGCTGATCCTCGGCTACTTCGCGGTGGCCGGATTCCAGCTGTACATCCTGAAGGACCACACCGTGCTGCCGGCCGGTCTCACGCCCGAGGAGGCGGTGGCCGTGCTGATGCCGCTCAACTCGGTGGCGATGGTGGTCTCGACGGTGCTCGGCGGCTGGCTCTCGGACCGTTACGACCGGCGCAAGCTGTTCGTCGGCGCCTCGGCCGCGCTCGCCGCCGTGGCGCTGCTGATACCGGCGGTCTCGTCGAGCTGGACCGCGATGCTGGCCTTCTCCGTCGTCAACGGCCTCGGTTTCGGCTGCTACATGGCGGTGGACACGGCGCTGGTGACGATGGTGCTGCCGAAGGCGGAGGACGCGGCCCGTGACATGGGTGTGCTCAACATCGCCAACGCCGGTCCGCAGATCGTGGCCCCGTTCGTGGCCTCGCTGATCGTCTCGCTCAGCGGCGGCGGCTACACGGCGCTGTTCGTGGTGGCGGCCGTGCTCTCGGTGCTCGGCGCGCTCGCGGTGCGCCCGATCCGTTCGGTGCGCTGA
- a CDS encoding LacI family DNA-binding transcriptional regulator, with amino-acid sequence MSQSPKQQSTGPSSAGRQPAGQSPAGRSVPTSADVARLAGVSRATVSYVLNNTAAVRISEPTRRRVREAAEELGYVPHAAARSLRAGHSRMVLMPTAHVPIGPLYSRFFNELQWALRRLDYTVVQYGSVGLDGDAAARAWAELRPVAVVSLGPVEVTPSGVDLLKRAGARAVITVGPQRVEGTHSVVMDLTRVGRDAGEHLVARGCRAIGVVMPEEPGLEMFSVPRLEGVRAAAAEAGATVVPLPLAYEEEPAAALAGRWRELGLDGVFAYNDEYAMLLMRALQDAGIAVPDDTAVVGSDDLLLGRLLRPRLSTVHIDMIGGRALAELVDRAVREPGTRPERHELLDSRMVVRESS; translated from the coding sequence ATGAGCCAGTCACCCAAGCAGCAGTCCACCGGGCCGTCGTCCGCCGGGCGGCAGCCCGCCGGGCAGTCGCCCGCCGGACGCTCCGTCCCCACCAGCGCCGACGTGGCACGGCTCGCGGGAGTCTCCCGGGCCACCGTGAGCTATGTCCTGAACAACACCGCGGCCGTACGGATCAGCGAGCCCACCCGCCGCCGGGTCCGCGAGGCGGCCGAGGAACTCGGCTACGTCCCGCACGCCGCCGCCCGCAGCCTGCGCGCCGGCCACAGCCGGATGGTGCTCATGCCCACCGCGCACGTGCCGATCGGACCGCTCTACAGCCGCTTCTTCAACGAACTCCAGTGGGCCCTGCGGCGTCTGGACTACACCGTCGTGCAGTACGGCAGCGTCGGCCTCGACGGGGACGCGGCGGCCCGCGCCTGGGCCGAGCTGCGGCCGGTCGCGGTGGTCTCGCTCGGCCCCGTCGAAGTGACCCCGTCCGGCGTCGACCTGCTCAAGCGGGCAGGCGCCCGCGCCGTGATCACGGTCGGCCCGCAGCGGGTCGAGGGCACCCACTCCGTCGTCATGGACCTCACCCGGGTCGGCCGGGACGCCGGCGAGCATCTGGTCGCGCGCGGCTGCCGCGCCATCGGCGTGGTGATGCCCGAGGAACCGGGCCTGGAGATGTTCTCCGTACCGCGCCTGGAGGGCGTGCGGGCCGCCGCGGCCGAGGCCGGGGCCACCGTCGTACCCCTCCCGCTGGCGTACGAGGAGGAGCCGGCGGCGGCGCTCGCCGGACGGTGGCGCGAACTCGGCCTCGACGGCGTGTTCGCCTACAACGACGAGTACGCCATGCTCCTCATGCGCGCCCTGCAGGACGCCGGGATCGCGGTCCCGGACGACACCGCCGTCGTCGGCTCGGACGATCTGCTGCTCGGCCGGCTGCTCCGCCCCCGGCTCAGCACGGTGCACATCGACATGATCGGCGGCCGGGCGCTCGCCGAACTGGTGGACCGCGCGGTGCGCGAGCCGGGAACGCGGCCGGAGCGGCACGAGCTGCTCGACTCGCGGATGGTCGTGCGCGAGTCCAGCTGA
- a CDS encoding thiolase family protein, with amino-acid sequence MSIRDVYIVDAVRTPIGKFGGALSSVRPDDLAAHVVKSLVARTPELDPALIDDVYFGDANGAGEDNRDVARMAVLLAGLPTSVPGVTVNRLCGSGLEAVIQAARAIALGDASVALAGGVESMSRAPWVLQKPERAFPAGHQQLHSTTLGWRMTNPRMPAEWTVALGEGAELVADKHAISREAQDAFALASHQKAAEAWAKGLYDGEVVPYEGVDLVRDECIRDNTSLEALARLKPSFRPDGGTVTPGNASPLNDGAAALLLVDEAGLRETGREPLARIRASAATGIEPQLFGLGPVEAVRRALEKSGRGFGDLTTFELNEAFAAQSLGCLAEWPELDPAVVNPRGGAIAMGHPLGASGARLAGAVAHQLAAAGSGTGLAALCIGVGQGLALVLER; translated from the coding sequence ATGAGCATCCGCGACGTCTACATCGTCGACGCCGTCCGCACTCCGATCGGCAAGTTCGGCGGTGCGCTCTCCTCCGTCCGCCCCGACGACCTCGCCGCCCACGTGGTGAAGTCCCTCGTCGCCCGCACCCCGGAGCTCGACCCGGCGCTGATCGACGACGTCTACTTCGGCGACGCCAACGGGGCCGGCGAGGACAACCGCGACGTGGCCCGGATGGCCGTACTCCTCGCCGGGCTGCCGACCTCTGTGCCCGGCGTCACCGTCAACCGGCTCTGCGGCTCCGGCCTGGAGGCCGTGATCCAGGCCGCCCGCGCCATCGCGCTCGGCGACGCCTCGGTGGCCCTCGCCGGCGGCGTCGAGTCGATGTCCCGCGCCCCCTGGGTGCTGCAGAAGCCCGAGCGGGCCTTCCCGGCCGGCCACCAGCAGCTCCACTCGACCACCCTCGGCTGGCGCATGACCAACCCGCGCATGCCCGCCGAGTGGACCGTCGCGCTCGGCGAGGGCGCCGAACTCGTCGCCGACAAGCACGCCATCAGCCGCGAGGCCCAGGACGCCTTCGCCCTCGCCAGCCACCAGAAGGCCGCCGAGGCCTGGGCCAAGGGTCTTTACGACGGCGAGGTCGTGCCGTACGAAGGCGTGGACCTCGTACGGGACGAGTGCATCCGCGACAACACCTCGCTGGAGGCCCTGGCGCGCCTGAAGCCCTCGTTCCGCCCCGACGGCGGCACGGTGACGCCCGGCAACGCCTCCCCGCTCAACGACGGCGCCGCCGCCCTGCTCCTCGTCGACGAGGCCGGCCTGCGCGAGACCGGCCGCGAGCCGCTGGCCCGGATCCGCGCCTCCGCCGCCACCGGCATCGAGCCGCAGCTCTTCGGGCTCGGCCCGGTGGAGGCCGTGCGCCGGGCCCTGGAGAAGTCCGGCCGCGGCTTCGGCGACCTGACCACCTTCGAGCTGAACGAGGCCTTCGCCGCCCAGTCCCTCGGCTGCCTCGCCGAGTGGCCGGAACTCGACCCCGCCGTGGTCAACCCGCGCGGCGGCGCCATCGCGATGGGCCACCCGCTCGGCGCCTCGGGCGCCCGCCTCGCCGGCGCCGTCGCCCACCAGCTCGCGGCGGCCGGCTCCGGCACGGGCCTCGCGGCGCTCTGCATCGGTGTGGGCCAGGGCCTGGCGCTGGTCCTGGAACGCTGA
- the trxA gene encoding thioredoxin: MSTVELTKDNFDEIVSDNEFVLIDFWASWCGPCRQFGPVFEAASERHDDLVFAKVDTEAQQELAAAFEIRSIPTLMIVRDKVAVFAQPGALPEAALEDVIGQARKLDMDEVRKSIAEAQAGGQQ, translated from the coding sequence ATGAGCACCGTAGAGCTCACCAAGGACAACTTCGACGAGATCGTGAGCGACAACGAATTCGTTCTGATCGACTTCTGGGCTTCCTGGTGCGGTCCCTGCCGTCAGTTCGGCCCGGTCTTCGAGGCGGCCTCCGAGCGCCACGACGACCTGGTCTTCGCCAAGGTGGACACCGAGGCGCAGCAGGAGCTGGCGGCGGCGTTCGAGATCCGCTCGATCCCGACGCTGATGATCGTCCGTGACAAGGTCGCGGTGTTCGCGCAGCCCGGCGCGCTGCCCGAGGCGGCCCTGGAGGACGTGATCGGCCAGGCCCGCAAGCTGGACATGGACGAGGTGCGCAAGTCCATCGCCGAGGCGCAGGCCGGCGGCCAGCAGTAA
- a CDS encoding NAD(P)/FAD-dependent oxidoreductase gives MTRAAEHEQTHEREYDVVVLGAGPVGENVVDRVRAAGLSAAVVESELVGGECSYWACMPSKALLRPAIVRSEARRVAGLRAHAYGPLDAQEVLAHRDEVVGNWQDDGQVSWVRSTGADLYRGQGRLHGPRRVTVEGAEGDRHVLTARHAVAVCTGSRAVLPPLPGLTGARPWTSREATSSERVPRRLVVVGGGVVGAEMATAWQALGAHVTMLIRGDRLLPRMEPFAGEHVAAALTERGADIRTGVSVSAVVRDGSAGPVTVVLDGGDHVEGDEVLFATGRRPRTEDIGLETVGLEPGSWLAVDDSLRVDGFDWLYAVGDVNHRALLTHQGKYQARIAGAAIAARATEKADDAVAWGPHRATADHAAVPQVVFTDPEAAAVGLSLAEAEAAGHRVRAVDLDLRGVAGAGLYAQGYRGHARMVVDLDREVVLGATFVGPGIGELLHSATVAVTGEVPIARLWHAVPAYPTISEAWLRLLEAYRDGDGADGS, from the coding sequence ATGACACGAGCGGCGGAACACGAGCAGACGCACGAGCGCGAGTACGACGTGGTGGTCCTGGGCGCGGGACCCGTGGGCGAGAACGTGGTGGACCGGGTCCGGGCGGCCGGGCTCAGCGCGGCGGTGGTCGAGAGTGAACTGGTCGGCGGGGAGTGCTCGTACTGGGCCTGCATGCCCAGCAAGGCGCTGCTCCGCCCGGCCATCGTCCGCTCCGAGGCGCGCAGGGTGGCCGGACTGCGCGCCCACGCCTACGGCCCGCTGGACGCCCAGGAGGTGCTCGCGCACCGCGACGAGGTCGTCGGCAACTGGCAGGACGACGGCCAGGTGTCCTGGGTGCGCTCCACCGGCGCCGACCTCTACCGCGGCCAGGGCCGCCTGCACGGACCGCGCCGGGTGACGGTCGAGGGCGCCGAGGGCGACCGCCATGTGCTCACCGCCCGGCACGCCGTCGCCGTCTGCACCGGCAGCCGCGCCGTCCTGCCCCCGTTGCCGGGCCTCACCGGCGCCCGGCCGTGGACCAGCCGCGAGGCCACCAGCTCCGAACGGGTGCCCCGGCGCCTGGTCGTGGTCGGCGGGGGAGTGGTCGGCGCCGAGATGGCGACGGCCTGGCAGGCGCTCGGCGCGCACGTCACGATGCTGATCCGGGGTGACCGACTGCTGCCGCGCATGGAGCCGTTCGCGGGCGAGCACGTCGCCGCCGCGCTGACGGAGCGCGGCGCCGACATCCGTACCGGTGTGTCCGTCTCCGCCGTCGTACGGGACGGGAGCGCCGGCCCCGTCACCGTCGTCCTGGACGGCGGCGACCATGTCGAGGGCGACGAGGTGCTGTTCGCCACCGGCCGGCGCCCGCGCACCGAGGACATCGGCCTGGAGACGGTCGGCCTGGAGCCGGGCTCCTGGCTGGCGGTCGACGACAGTCTGCGGGTCGACGGGTTCGACTGGCTGTACGCGGTCGGTGACGTCAACCACCGGGCGCTCCTCACCCATCAGGGCAAGTACCAGGCGCGGATCGCGGGCGCCGCGATCGCCGCGCGGGCGACGGAGAAGGCGGACGACGCCGTCGCGTGGGGGCCGCACCGGGCGACCGCCGACCATGCCGCCGTCCCCCAGGTCGTGTTCACCGACCCCGAGGCGGCCGCCGTCGGCCTGAGCCTCGCCGAGGCCGAGGCCGCCGGGCACCGCGTGCGTGCCGTCGACCTCGACCTGCGCGGGGTCGCCGGGGCCGGGCTCTACGCGCAGGGCTACCGCGGCCACGCCCGGATGGTCGTCGACCTCGACCGCGAGGTCGTCCTCGGCGCGACCTTCGTCGGCCCCGGCATCGGTGAACTCCTCCACTCCGCCACCGTCGCCGTCACCGGCGAGGTCCCGATCGCCCGCCTCTGGCACGCGGTCCCGGCCTACCCGACGATCAGCGAGGCCTGGCTCCGCCTCCTGGAGGCGTACCGGGACGGGGACGGGGCGGACGGCTCATGA
- a CDS encoding VOC family protein — protein sequence MIEPTAHVRVARPSRDLVAAERFYVDGLGLAVQWRKTDPAPGEHELLMVGPAGGGWHFELTRDPYAERPVEPAPTVDDLFVVYLGEPVEEAMVERLVAAGGTRVAAHNPYWDEYGVTVADPDGYRLVLCSRTWG from the coding sequence GTGATCGAGCCCACCGCCCATGTCCGCGTCGCCCGCCCCTCGCGGGATCTCGTCGCCGCCGAGCGCTTCTACGTCGACGGCCTCGGCCTCGCCGTGCAGTGGCGCAAGACCGACCCCGCCCCCGGCGAGCACGAGCTGCTCATGGTCGGCCCGGCGGGCGGCGGCTGGCACTTCGAGCTCACCCGCGACCCGTACGCGGAGCGGCCCGTCGAACCCGCCCCGACCGTCGACGACCTGTTCGTGGTGTACCTCGGCGAGCCCGTCGAGGAGGCGATGGTCGAGCGGCTCGTCGCGGCCGGCGGCACCCGGGTCGCGGCCCACAACCCCTACTGGGACGAGTACGGCGTCACCGTCGCTGACCCCGACGGCTACCGGCTCGTCCTCTGCTCCCGCACCTGGGGCTGA